The following are encoded together in the Thermofilaceae archaeon genome:
- a CDS encoding type II toxin-antitoxin system CcdA family antitoxin → MEYVTVSARVSREVWEKAKRYGINVSEVIRRALEREVRRREVEWAVNVMDDIARRAQLDKPSWQIIREHREKL, encoded by the coding sequence GTGGAGTACGTCACGGTGTCCGCTAGAGTCAGCAGGGAGGTATGGGAGAAGGCTAAGAGGTACGGGATCAACGTGAGCGAGGTGATTAGGAGGGCTCTCGAGAGGGAGGTGAGGAGAAGGGAGGTGGAGTGGGCGGTCAACGTGATGGACGACATCGCGAGGAGAGCACAGCTCGATAAGCCCTCCTGGCAGATCATCAGAGAGCACAGGGAGAAGCTGTGA
- a CDS encoding type II toxin-antitoxin system VapC family toxin codes for MKIVLDASAVVKWFVREEESDRMIRLRDLIVRGELLALSPDFMLVELANVLRFARGLSKVDIVNAVRAVIAVGVELRGFLELVDRAAGIALERGLTIYDAAYAALAELEGAKLVTYDRELLGKLDYAVTAGALLPPA; via the coding sequence GTGAAGATCGTCCTCGACGCCAGCGCCGTCGTGAAGTGGTTCGTGAGGGAGGAGGAAAGCGATCGGATGATCAGGCTGCGCGATCTCATCGTAAGGGGTGAGCTACTCGCGCTCTCCCCCGACTTCATGCTCGTCGAGCTGGCCAACGTGCTGCGCTTCGCCAGGGGCTTATCCAAGGTGGACATCGTGAACGCCGTGAGAGCCGTCATAGCGGTTGGGGTTGAGTTGAGAGGCTTCCTCGAGCTTGTGGATCGCGCCGCCGGCATAGCGCTGGAGAGGGGGTTGACGATCTACGATGCAGCCTACGCGGCCCTAGCTGAGCTCGAGGGTGCGAAGCTCGTCACCTACGATAGGGAGCTGCTGGGGAAGCTCGATTACGCGGTGACGGCCGGCGCGCTCTTGCCTCCAGCGTGA
- a CDS encoding nucleoside hydrolase, producing MPLRAVIDTDIGDDIDDAFALALACLSPELEVVAVTTVYGQVHSRAQLAARLLGALGRDDIPVAAGSPNPLVGKGPATEPVYLEGLKGVEGRSASIAPLHAVDLLEKLVSAGEVDVLITIGPLTNAALLLLKRPDLASRVKLVSMAGAYTMNLAEYNVRCDPEAAAIVFSAGCEKVLVGLDVTLRCQMTQDMLRSLEEGGEEYMRVLSSYTRVWMAKSRHLPVLHDPLAVAVAYAPHLVKLEPARVEVELAGRFTRGYTVVAGGEPNALFCRDVDAPRFLQLFAERVLKS from the coding sequence GTGCCTTTGCGCGCGGTAATCGACACGGACATCGGCGACGACATCGACGACGCCTTCGCCCTGGCTCTAGCGTGCCTCTCACCCGAGCTTGAGGTCGTAGCCGTCACGACCGTGTACGGCCAAGTGCATTCGAGGGCGCAGCTAGCTGCCAGGCTGCTGGGGGCGCTGGGTAGAGACGACATCCCCGTTGCCGCGGGCTCACCAAACCCGCTGGTCGGCAAGGGTCCCGCAACGGAGCCGGTCTACTTGGAGGGGTTGAAGGGCGTTGAGGGTCGCAGTGCTAGTATCGCGCCCCTCCACGCTGTGGACCTGCTGGAGAAGCTGGTCTCGGCCGGCGAAGTCGATGTCCTCATTACGATTGGCCCGCTAACTAACGCCGCGCTGCTGCTCTTAAAGCGACCGGATTTGGCCTCGAGGGTGAAGCTGGTCTCGATGGCCGGGGCTTACACGATGAACCTGGCAGAGTACAACGTCCGTTGCGACCCGGAAGCGGCTGCCATCGTTTTTTCAGCTGGTTGCGAGAAGGTGCTGGTGGGCCTCGATGTCACGCTGAGGTGCCAGATGACTCAGGACATGCTGCGGAGTCTCGAGGAGGGCGGGGAGGAGTACATGCGCGTCCTCTCCTCGTACACAAGAGTGTGGATGGCGAAGAGCCGCCACTTACCTGTACTGCACGACCCGCTCGCCGTCGCGGTCGCGTACGCGCCACACTTGGTCAAGCTTGAGCCCGCTCGGGTCGAGGTGGAGCTTGCGGGTCGTTTCACAAGGGGGTACACCGTGGTAGCGGGCGGCGAGCCCAACGCGCTGTTCTGCAGGGATGTCGATGCACCCCGCTTCCTGCAGCTCTTTGCCGAAAGAGTCCTGAAAAGCTAG